A genomic window from Triticum urartu cultivar G1812 chromosome 7, Tu2.1, whole genome shotgun sequence includes:
- the LOC125519053 gene encoding protein WIR1A-like, with protein sequence MGSFARAARFLVLLQIVLFVISAVLMSGPVCHGARPGIGGRALDPNRPTVTVPPGDPYTGRRCSSLYRCPPSVQP encoded by the exons ATGGGGTCCTTCGCCAGAGCTGCGCGCTTCCTGGTGCTCCTCCAGATCGTCCTGTTCGTCATCTCCGCCGTGCTCATGAGCGGCCCCGTCTGCCATGGAGCCCGCCCAGGGATCGGTG GTAGAGCTCTCGACCCTAACCGTCCGACGGTTACAGTGCCGCCTGGTGACCCCTACACCGGTCGTCGGTGCAGCAGCTTGTACAGGTGCCCACCAAGTGTTCAGCCCTGA